One genomic region from Candidatus Chlorobium masyuteum encodes:
- a CDS encoding TerC family protein — translation MEWITQPEAWIALATLTALEIVLGIDNIIFISIIVGRLPKNQQQKGRLIGLGLAMLTRIALLLSITWVMGLTAGLFSVLEHHVTGRDLILIGGGLFLLAKSTQEIHQSLEGSEEEKKRTSAGSFAVTMLQIAVIDIVFSLDSVITAVGLAKDVEVMIIAIMISIGIMMVASKSISDFVEEHPTIKMLALSFLILVGVTLLAEGAGFEIPKGYIYFAMAFSVSVEMLNIRLRKKPATPVHLHPTMNIDGENA, via the coding sequence ATGGAATGGATCACCCAGCCGGAAGCATGGATCGCCCTTGCAACCCTTACGGCGCTTGAAATTGTTCTCGGTATTGACAACATTATCTTTATTTCGATTATAGTCGGACGGCTGCCGAAAAACCAGCAGCAGAAGGGAAGACTTATCGGCCTTGGTCTGGCCATGTTGACCAGAATAGCTCTGCTGCTCTCAATCACCTGGGTTATGGGGCTCACTGCCGGCCTTTTCAGCGTTCTTGAGCACCATGTTACCGGCAGAGACCTTATTCTGATCGGCGGCGGTCTCTTTCTGCTGGCAAAAAGCACCCAGGAGATCCACCAGAGCCTTGAGGGATCGGAAGAGGAGAAAAAACGCACTTCAGCCGGCAGCTTTGCCGTCACCATGCTTCAGATAGCCGTCATCGACATTGTTTTTTCGCTTGACTCCGTCATCACTGCGGTCGGTCTTGCCAAAGATGTGGAGGTGATGATCATCGCCATCATGATCTCGATCGGCATTATGATGGTTGCCTCAAAATCCATCAGTGATTTTGTCGAAGAGCACCCGACCATCAAAATGCTCGCCCTGAGTTTTCTTATTCTTGTCGGCGTCACCCTGCTTGCCGAGGGTGCCGGTTTTGAGATACCAAAGGGGTACATCTATTTTGCCATGGCCTTTTCCGTTTCGGTTGAAATGCTCAACATCCGTCTCCGCAAAAAACCCGCAACACCGGTACATCTGCATCCGACCATGAATATTGACGGGGAGAACGCTTAA
- a CDS encoding aldehyde dehydrogenase family protein: MGDSVPSVLRTTFEGGTTRYFSWRRSQLLALETFLVEREKEIASALHADFRKSAAETFLTETGYLRSEIRFALKHLKSWMKPQRVAVPLIYQPATGYYCREPYGVVLIIGAWNYPLNLTLAPLISAIAAGNCAVVKPSEHAPHTSAVIASGLGDYLDRSAICVVEGGVEESRALLEERFDYIFYTGSRMTGREVMHAAAKHLTPLTLELGGKCPCIVDGSGDLRVAARRIVWAKFLNAGQTCIAPDYVLVEQQSEAELIRHMHEALADFYGDDPRSSPDFPRIGNAYNFLRLEKLLAGSVPSAGVFTDHSERYIPPTILQGASMDSALMQSEIFGPLLPVIAYTGMEEAMSCIRREKAPLALYLFSSVKSVQERVLLHSRSGGVCINDLLFQASMHHLPFGGLGSSGFGAYHGRAGFDTFSFQRSILERSLYPDPALRYPPYGRLKFRLLKMLVTHFQ, translated from the coding sequence ATGGGGGATTCTGTTCCTTCGGTATTGCGTACCACCTTTGAGGGGGGCACCACCCGCTATTTTTCATGGAGGCGGTCACAACTGCTGGCGCTTGAAACGTTTCTTGTTGAACGGGAAAAAGAGATAGCCTCGGCACTCCATGCAGATTTCAGAAAATCAGCGGCAGAGACTTTTTTGACTGAAACGGGATACCTCCGGAGTGAAATCCGCTTTGCCTTGAAGCATCTGAAATCATGGATGAAGCCTCAACGGGTTGCTGTTCCGCTCATCTATCAGCCGGCAACAGGTTATTACTGCCGTGAACCATATGGCGTTGTGCTGATCATCGGCGCATGGAACTATCCCCTGAACCTTACGCTTGCTCCGCTCATCAGCGCAATTGCTGCGGGTAACTGTGCGGTCGTGAAGCCTTCGGAACATGCGCCGCATACATCAGCGGTTATTGCGTCAGGGCTTGGAGATTATCTTGACCGGAGTGCGATTTGTGTTGTTGAGGGTGGTGTTGAAGAGTCCCGTGCCCTGCTGGAAGAGCGGTTTGACTATATTTTTTATACCGGAAGCCGGATGACCGGCAGGGAGGTCATGCATGCTGCGGCGAAACATCTGACGCCCCTGACGCTGGAACTTGGCGGGAAATGCCCTTGTATTGTGGATGGATCGGGCGATCTCCGGGTAGCTGCACGGCGTATTGTGTGGGCAAAGTTTTTAAATGCCGGCCAGACCTGTATTGCACCGGATTATGTTCTGGTCGAGCAACAGAGTGAGGCTGAGCTGATCAGGCATATGCATGAGGCGCTTGCCGATTTTTACGGTGATGATCCCCGTTCAAGTCCGGATTTCCCCCGTATCGGAAATGCATATAATTTTTTAAGGCTTGAAAAGCTGCTTGCAGGTTCGGTGCCATCTGCAGGAGTTTTCACCGATCATAGTGAGCGTTACATCCCTCCGACTATTTTGCAGGGAGCCTCTATGGATTCCGCGCTCATGCAGTCGGAGATTTTCGGTCCTCTTCTGCCGGTTATTGCCTATACCGGTATGGAAGAAGCAATGAGCTGCATCCGGCGAGAAAAAGCACCGCTTGCACTCTATCTGTTTTCTTCAGTCAAGAGCGTGCAGGAGAGGGTGTTGCTGCACTCCAGGTCGGGCGGAGTCTGTATTAATGATCTGCTCTTTCAGGCGAGCATGCACCATCTTCCTTTCGGCGGTCTCGGCAGCAGCGGATTTGGTGCTTATCACGGCAGGGCAGGCTTTGACACCTTCTCTTTTCAGCGGAGTATTCTGGAGCGCTCACTCTACCCTGATCCCGCTCTGCGCTACCCGCCCTACGGCAGGTTGAAGTTCCGGTTGCTTAAAATGCTTGTTACCCACTTCCAGTAG
- a CDS encoding patatin-like phospholipase family protein — MKKTALALGGGAVLGAAHVGVLRAVNELDIQLSMVSGTSIGAFIAALYAFGKSWEEIRDIALEINWLDLSGLALSQFGLLSNKKFGTMVTELLGKRDIRDALIPLAIVATDIGAGRKFVFTEGDVAQAVMASSCIPGVFKPVDYQGKLLVDGVLMENVPVSPLIEGGAESVICIDLLAFHCYKKPDNIIDLLLNAFYSTIINTTAIQIAEADLSIQPDLSGYSLLDFSQVKDLMEAGYTAALPALSGWVGGRPVAP; from the coding sequence ATGAAAAAAACAGCGCTTGCGCTTGGTGGTGGAGCGGTGCTCGGTGCCGCCCATGTCGGAGTACTCAGGGCTGTAAATGAACTCGACATTCAACTCTCCATGGTCAGCGGTACCAGTATAGGAGCATTTATCGCGGCACTCTACGCTTTCGGAAAAAGCTGGGAAGAGATACGTGATATCGCCCTTGAGATCAACTGGCTTGACCTTTCGGGTCTGGCTCTTTCTCAGTTCGGACTTCTGTCCAACAAAAAATTCGGCACGATGGTCACTGAGCTGCTTGGAAAACGGGATATCAGAGATGCCCTGATTCCGCTTGCCATTGTAGCTACAGATATCGGAGCGGGCCGGAAATTTGTTTTTACCGAAGGCGATGTGGCTCAGGCCGTAATGGCAAGCAGTTGTATTCCGGGTGTTTTCAAGCCTGTAGATTATCAAGGGAAGTTGCTTGTCGATGGGGTTCTTATGGAAAATGTTCCGGTTTCTCCGCTGATCGAAGGCGGCGCTGAATCGGTTATCTGCATTGATCTGCTTGCTTTCCATTGCTATAAAAAGCCCGATAACATCATTGATCTGCTGCTCAATGCCTTCTACAGTACCATCATCAACACAACTGCCATACAGATTGCAGAAGCGGATTTATCGATTCAACCGGATCTTTCGGGATACAGCCTTCTTGATTTCAGCCAGGTAAAGGATCTCATGGAGGCGGGTTACACTGCTGCTCTGCCAGCCTTGAGCGGATGGGTTGGGGGTAGGCCGGTAGCTCCATAG
- a CDS encoding outer membrane protein: MKRFYGIVLGVLSLAASGRSAEAAMPYASFSGGLAMLSSIDRSYDSGYALAGAAGLDRGRYRLEAELGYQKNALKNSVADISMTTYMANGYYDLELPLAQVKPFVTAGLGVAEFNDDNGAGKTVSDSVFAWQVGAGAGFSVSPLVNVDARYRYFSASDPQLTGNSRYGIGSHNVSVGLRIGL, encoded by the coding sequence ATGAAGAGATTTTATGGCATAGTGCTTGGAGTACTTTCACTTGCAGCTTCAGGCCGGAGTGCCGAAGCTGCCATGCCCTATGCGAGTTTTTCCGGCGGGCTTGCCATGCTGAGCTCTATTGACAGATCCTATGATTCCGGTTATGCTCTTGCCGGTGCAGCGGGTCTTGACCGAGGCAGATACCGTCTTGAAGCTGAGCTCGGGTATCAGAAAAATGCGCTCAAAAATTCTGTTGCGGATATCTCCATGACGACCTATATGGCCAATGGCTATTATGATCTTGAGCTGCCGCTCGCGCAGGTAAAACCGTTTGTAACTGCCGGTCTTGGTGTGGCAGAGTTCAATGATGATAACGGAGCAGGCAAGACGGTCAGCGACAGTGTGTTTGCCTGGCAGGTAGGTGCCGGAGCAGGATTCAGTGTTTCGCCTCTGGTTAACGTTGATGCCAGGTACCGGTATTTTTCAGCTTCCGATCCACAGCTTACCGGAAACAGCCGTTATGGTATCGGCAGTCATAATGTATCGGTTGGTTTGAGAATCGGACTCTGA
- a CDS encoding aminoacyl-tRNA deacylase — MPIRKLREFLDSHAVRYFVLSHSPAYTAQEIAAAAHVPGKELAKTVIVSINGTMAMVVLPASRQLDFERLREVTGTRDVELAGEREFAGLFPECEIGAMPPFGNLYGMDVYVAEELEDDDEIAFNAGSHNELLRLSYEDYKRLVHPEVARLALDVK; from the coding sequence ATGCCTATCCGCAAATTAAGGGAGTTCCTTGACAGTCATGCAGTCCGGTATTTTGTGCTCAGCCACTCTCCGGCGTATACAGCACAGGAAATTGCAGCGGCGGCTCATGTTCCGGGAAAAGAGCTTGCCAAAACGGTCATAGTCAGTATAAACGGCACTATGGCTATGGTGGTTCTGCCTGCTTCACGTCAGCTTGATTTCGAGCGTTTACGGGAAGTGACAGGAACGCGGGATGTTGAGCTCGCAGGAGAGCGGGAGTTTGCCGGCCTGTTTCCCGAATGCGAAATTGGAGCTATGCCGCCCTTTGGCAATCTCTATGGCATGGATGTTTATGTTGCAGAAGAACTTGAGGATGATGATGAAATCGCATTCAATGCCGGGTCACATAATGAGCTTTTGCGGCTCTCCTATGAAGATTACAAACGGCTGGTTCATCCTGAAGTTGCACGGCTTGCTCTCGATGTGAAGTGA